The Candidatus Paceibacterota bacterium genome segment GTCGTCATCCCCGGTTCGGAGTTTGTCGTGCCCTGCGACGTAGTGGTCGTGGCGATTGGCACCCGCGCCAACCCGCTGCTGACCGCCACCTGTCCCGAACTGAAGCTCAACCAGCGGGGCAATGTCGTTGTGGACGACCGCGGCATGACCAGCCTTCCGGGCGTCTTTGCTGGCGGCGACATTGTCCGCGGCGCCGCCACCGTCATCCTCGCCATGGGCGACGGCAAGCGCACGGCCAAGGCGATAGACGAGTATTTGCGCGGCGCGGGTTAACACCCCCCTCGCCATCGTTCCCGGCAGGAGTCAATAGCCCCCTGGCTTTGGCAGCCTCTCTCCTTCAAAGAGAGAGGAGGCTCGCATTAGTTCCCTGGTTCGTTCCCGTTCAGGTGCGCGGTTCAGGACTTCTTCTGCTTCGCAGGTTTCTTGTCCGGCGGCTGACCGCGCCAGGATCCGAGCGGCAGGACATTGGCCCGCGCCGCCCACGCTCGCCACTGGGCAGCCAAGTTCCTTGCCTTGCCCGGGCGCTGCGCGGCGAGGTTGTACATTTCCGTCCGGTCCGCGGACATGTCATAGAGTTCCCACGGTTGGTTAGCCTTGGCAACGAGCTTCCATTGGCCGTCGCGGATGGCGCGGTTGCTCTCATGCTCCCAGCAAATCGGCTGAGCGCGCGCGATGCTTTCTCCCGCGAAGGCCGGACGAAGGCTGACTCCTTCCATGGGCTGGATTTTCTGTCCGCCTTTCTCGGCCGGGTAGGTAGCTCCGCCTACGTCTACGCAGGTGGACATTAGATCAACCAGATGGGCGGGCTCGGCCACGAGCTGGTTGCGCAACGTTTCGGGGATGGCCTTGGGCCAATGGACGATGAGCGGGGTGGCGATGCCTCCTTCGTGCACCCAGTGTTTGTATTCGCGGAACGGGGTGTTGGAGACGTTCGCCCAGCCGCGCCCATAGCCCACGTAGGTATCCTCCGGCCCCGGCATAACATCGGGGCCGGTGCGCACGGGACGGCCGTCGCGTGTCTGCATCGGCGGCCAGATTTGCTTCTGGAGTTCGTCGGGAGCCATCGGCTTGCAGACCATGTTTCTCACCTCGTCGGCATTCGACTTGCGCCCCATCGGTTCGGCACAGCCGCCGTTGTCTTGCAGGAAGAAGATGAGGGTGTTGTCGAGGCGGTTCTGCCGCTTGAGTTCGGCGACGATGCGGCCGATGCCCTGATCCAGCCGGTCCACCATCGCGGCATAGACTTCCATGCAGCGAGTTTCCCAAGCCTTGTTGGTGACGGTGGCCCAGTCTTCAGCTTGGGGCGACAGCTCCCACGCGCGGTCAATTAGGCCCAGTTCCTTAAGCCGGGCGAAGCGGGCGGCGCGGACCGGGCCGTAGCCGGCGTCGTATTTGCCCCGGTACTTGGCGATATCCTCCGGCGGCGCGTGCATGGGCCAGTGGGCGGCGGTGTAGGCGACATACATGAAGAACGGTTCGCTGGGCTGGCTTTGCGCGTGGTCGCGGATGAAGGTAATGGCGTTGTCGCTGATGGCGTCGGTGTAGTAAAAGCGCGCGGGTTTGTATTCGGGATCATTGGCGGGCGTGATGTAGGTGTTGTCGCGGCAGAGGGTGGTGGGGTCGTAGAAGCTCCCGGCGCCGGTGACGGTGCCGTAGAAGCGGTCGAACCCGCGCTGCAATGGCCAGTTATGTTTCGGGCCATCGGGTGCGATGGCATCGCATACGTGCCACTTGCCGCATACATAGGTGCGGTAACCTGCCGGGCGCAGCGCCTCGGCAATCGTCACGCAGCGCTGGTTCAAGTCCCCCGCATAACCGTCGTCTCGGCCGCTGCCGTGGCCGGTCATGTGCCCCATGCCGGCCTGGTGCGGGTAAAGCCCGGTCAGCAGGCTGGCCCGGGTCGGACAGCAACGCGCGGTGTTGTAGAACTGGGTGAAGCGCAACCCGTTCTTCGCGAGGGCATCCAGGTTGGGTGTGGCAATCTCGCTCCCGTAGCAGCCAAGGTCGGAGAAGCCCATGTCGTCGGACATGATGAGGAGGATGTCGGGACGCGAGGCCGCGGCGGAGACCGGCGCGGGGCCCGGAAGCGACTTCTGCCACTTGAGCGCCTGGGTGGAGAGGCTCTCGGCTGTAGCCTGCTCTTTGTCGGCCAGGTTGGCCGTTTCATTCGGATCGGCGGCGATATTGTAAAGCTCGCGCTGGGTGCCATCCGCGTTCACCAGCAGCTTCCAGTTACCGTCACGGACAGCCACGTTCGGGCTGCGGTCGGCTCCCTTGGGGTAGGCGAAGGCATGGTCGTTGCGGC includes the following:
- a CDS encoding sulfatase-like hydrolase/transferase; its protein translation is MTATRQDPSKPSHPPRSRFRLKQPWHVGGLAIVAAFCLERATPLAAADLAPTSRPNIVFILTDDMGYGDPGCYGGKFAPTPNMDRLAREGIRFTRFYTASPICSPSRTGFTTGMYPARWRITSYLQTRKGNRACEQADFLDPKAPSLARTLRAAGYATGHFGKWHMGGGRDVTNAPPFSAYGFDEHASTWESPDPHPDITATNWIWSQHDKVKRWDRSAFFVDKALDFLNRHRDQPCYVNIWPDEVHTPWVPSEERLREYPNGPEEERKFSAVLDEYDRQLGRFMTGLKELGLDAKTLVIFSSDNGALPTFHGTRSGGLRGSKLSLYEGGIRMPFLVRWPGHAPAGRTDDQTLMGAVDLFPSLCALAGAPLPQDAALDGVDLSAAFSGKPAANRARPLFWEYGRNDHAFAYPKGADRSPNVAVRDGNWKLLVNADGTQRELYNIAADPNETANLADKEQATAESLSTQALKWQKSLPGPAPVSAAASRPDILLIMSDDMGFSDLGCYGSEIATPNLDALAKNGLRFTQFYNTARCCPTRASLLTGLYPHQAGMGHMTGHGSGRDDGYAGDLNQRCVTIAEALRPAGYRTYVCGKWHVCDAIAPDGPKHNWPLQRGFDRFYGTVTGAGSFYDPTTLCRDNTYITPANDPEYKPARFYYTDAISDNAITFIRDHAQSQPSEPFFMYVAYTAAHWPMHAPPEDIAKYRGKYDAGYGPVRAARFARLKELGLIDRAWELSPQAEDWATVTNKAWETRCMEVYAAMVDRLDQGIGRIVAELKRQNRLDNTLIFFLQDNGGCAEPMGRKSNADEVRNMVCKPMAPDELQKQIWPPMQTRDGRPVRTGPDVMPGPEDTYVGYGRGWANVSNTPFREYKHWVHEGGIATPLIVHWPKAIPETLRNQLVAEPAHLVDLMSTCVDVGGATYPAEKGGQKIQPMEGVSLRPAFAGESIARAQPICWEHESNRAIRDGQWKLVAKANQPWELYDMSADRTEMYNLAAQRPGKARNLAAQWRAWAARANVLPLGSWRGQPPDKKPAKQKKS